From Sphingobium sp. RAC03, a single genomic window includes:
- a CDS encoding DUF2093 domain-containing protein codes for MLMSNRDRIARLHYMPYSFRVLQAGDHVLCAVTGQKIALEDLRYWSIARQEPYASAEASVQAERAAKRIP; via the coding sequence ATGCTCATGTCCAACCGCGACCGGATCGCCCGGCTTCATTATATGCCCTACAGCTTCCGCGTGTTGCAGGCGGGCGATCATGTGCTGTGCGCGGTCACGGGGCAGAAGATCGCGCTCGAAGATCTGCGCTATTGGAGCATCGCCCGGCAGGAACCCTATGCCAGCGCGGAAGCCTCGGTGCAGGCGGAGCGCGCGGCGAAACGCATCCCATGA
- a CDS encoding M23 family metallopeptidase, translated as MNRVAFLLLPAVLGATIAAALPLSDDLRLTGTMTQGGVVAGTAPADTVSLRLGEEVVPVDADGRFLIAFDRDAAPTTRLTAQLANGRTIEKSLTIAPRPWRIERINAPMRPTKSTEAFLALRKPELAQIAAARRLNTDARGWRQRFIWPAMGRISGLFGSQRVYQGQPGAYHGGVDVAGATGTPVVAPADGVVILAAAAKPFTLEGHLLMIDHGHGLNSAFLHLSRIDVKPGETVTQGQRIGAIGATGRATGPHLHWGMKWNDARIDPLLVAGPMPQGR; from the coding sequence ATGAATCGTGTCGCCTTCCTGCTGTTGCCTGCCGTCTTGGGAGCAACGATCGCGGCGGCACTGCCCCTGTCCGACGACCTCCGCCTTACCGGCACGATGACGCAGGGCGGCGTGGTGGCTGGCACCGCGCCTGCCGATACAGTCTCGCTTCGGCTGGGAGAGGAGGTCGTGCCGGTCGATGCCGATGGCCGCTTCCTGATCGCCTTCGACCGCGACGCCGCGCCCACCACCCGACTGACGGCGCAGCTCGCCAACGGGCGGACGATCGAAAAAAGCCTGACCATCGCGCCCCGCCCCTGGCGGATCGAGCGCATCAATGCACCAATGCGCCCCACCAAAAGCACGGAAGCCTTCCTGGCGCTGCGCAAGCCCGAACTGGCGCAGATCGCTGCCGCCCGTAGGCTCAACACCGATGCCAGGGGCTGGCGGCAACGCTTCATCTGGCCTGCGATGGGGCGTATTTCCGGGCTGTTCGGATCGCAGCGTGTCTATCAGGGGCAGCCGGGCGCCTATCATGGCGGCGTCGATGTCGCTGGCGCGACCGGCACGCCGGTTGTCGCCCCTGCCGATGGGGTGGTGATCCTGGCGGCAGCGGCCAAGCCCTTCACGCTGGAAGGACATTTGCTGATGATCGACCATGGCCATGGCCTCAACAGCGCCTTCCTGCATCTGTCGCGAATCGATGTAAAGCCCGGCGAGACTGTGACCCAGGGGCAACGCATCGGCGCGATTGGCGCGACCGGCCGCGCGACCGGCCCGCATCTTCATTGGGGCATGAAGTGGAACGACGCGCGCATCGACCCGCTGCTGGTTGCGGGGCCGATGCCGCAGGGACGGTGA
- a CDS encoding TonB-dependent receptor domain-containing protein — MKTFSKRALLRASAAPAILGASLIATAAFAQEAPQAAGAEAGDTIIVTGSLIRNPNLERSSPVTTTSADTIELKQNNTAEEILREIPGIVPSIGSAVNNGNGGASFVDLRGMGSNRNIVLLDGTRLVPAELNGRFDLNNIPLALVERVDVLTGGASTTYGADAISGVVNFVTKSDFSGLEANFSNQITEEGDGHTLRADVTLGANFDDGRGNAVFSIGYQQTDPIYQGGRPFSVNNVDSYSGAIGGSGTATPVRISVPGGGTQQIDATTGELVPTYSLFNFNPYNIFQTPFERFNMFGSAHYEVSDAVEVYSRGIFSKNTVKTIIAPSGAFGIPITVPYSNPYLPTAARNELCAANGLTIGQCTAAAGATDPNDPNYRTFTSNFSRRSVENGPRVSEFTTTFFDYKLGARGGITDTIDWDVFGAYGESENVQTQQGYWLNSRVRQALNATSTTECLNAANGCVPLNIFGPEGSITDEMNDFLTAESQIITKFSLAQARATISGDIGVTSPWAANPVAFAIGGECRKYQASQVSDLLSQSGDLGGAGGASPNIDGGYDVYEAVGEVILPLISDKPFFQDLTIEGGVRYSKYSINAAGSPGYETWTYNAGGSWTPADGFKVRGKYARAVRAPNIAELFSPVTTGLTNLSVDPCAGSAPVTDAALRAVCLAQGAPAASIGFIEQPSAAQARTTGGGNLALGPEKSDSYTIGAVIQPAFLSGFSATIDYYNIKVKGAISSPTPGDAIAACFDNLDATSEACTIIGRDPITGGLDGDTATGLFQGLSNLGTISTDGIDLTMNYAKDVGFAKLALSFVGNWTNSSKFQASPTSVNRDCVGYYSVNCPSIQPEFQFSQRSTLSFDNFDISLLWRFINAVEYEPAALADDLAAAIGFECADPEGTDPDGCMVEPEFRKIPSEHYFDLSGRFHITDNLTVTLTAQNLLNNKPKVVGSTIGSTAYNSGNVYPSTYDALGRRYAAAVKFRF, encoded by the coding sequence GTGAAGACATTTTCAAAGAGGGCACTTCTGCGTGCCAGCGCCGCACCGGCGATCCTGGGCGCGTCGCTGATCGCAACCGCCGCATTCGCACAGGAAGCGCCGCAGGCTGCTGGTGCAGAAGCGGGCGACACCATCATCGTTACCGGTTCGTTGATCCGCAATCCGAACCTGGAACGCTCCAGCCCGGTCACGACGACCAGCGCTGACACCATCGAACTGAAGCAGAACAACACCGCCGAAGAAATTCTGCGTGAAATTCCGGGTATCGTTCCCAGCATCGGTTCGGCCGTAAACAATGGCAATGGCGGCGCTTCGTTCGTCGATTTGCGCGGCATGGGTTCCAACCGTAACATCGTCCTGCTCGACGGTACGCGCCTGGTTCCTGCCGAACTGAACGGCCGCTTCGATCTCAACAACATTCCGCTCGCTCTGGTGGAGCGCGTTGACGTTCTGACCGGTGGTGCATCGACCACCTATGGTGCCGACGCCATTTCGGGTGTTGTCAACTTCGTCACCAAGTCCGATTTTTCGGGACTGGAAGCGAATTTCTCGAACCAGATCACCGAAGAAGGCGACGGCCACACGCTGCGCGCAGACGTGACGCTGGGCGCCAATTTCGATGATGGTCGCGGTAATGCCGTCTTCTCGATCGGCTATCAGCAGACCGACCCGATCTATCAGGGTGGTCGTCCCTTCTCGGTCAACAATGTCGATTCCTACAGCGGCGCGATCGGTGGTTCGGGTACCGCGACCCCCGTTCGCATCAGCGTTCCCGGCGGCGGCACGCAGCAGATCGACGCTACCACCGGCGAACTGGTTCCGACCTACTCGCTGTTCAACTTCAACCCCTACAACATCTTCCAGACGCCATTCGAACGCTTCAACATGTTCGGATCGGCGCATTATGAAGTCAGCGACGCGGTTGAAGTCTATAGCCGTGGTATCTTTTCGAAGAACACGGTCAAGACCATCATCGCGCCATCGGGCGCTTTCGGCATCCCTATCACGGTGCCTTACAGCAACCCCTATCTGCCAACGGCCGCTCGCAATGAACTGTGCGCTGCCAACGGCCTGACCATCGGCCAGTGTACAGCGGCTGCGGGTGCGACCGATCCCAATGATCCCAACTACCGCACCTTTACGTCGAACTTCTCGCGCCGCTCGGTTGAGAATGGTCCCCGCGTTTCGGAGTTCACCACCACATTCTTCGACTATAAGCTCGGCGCGCGTGGCGGTATCACCGACACGATCGACTGGGATGTGTTCGGCGCCTATGGCGAGAGCGAGAATGTCCAGACCCAGCAGGGTTATTGGCTGAACTCGCGCGTGCGTCAGGCTTTGAATGCCACCAGCACGACCGAGTGCCTCAATGCGGCCAATGGTTGCGTTCCGCTCAACATCTTCGGTCCTGAAGGGTCGATCACTGATGAGATGAACGACTTCCTGACCGCCGAAAGCCAGATCATCACCAAATTCTCGCTGGCGCAGGCACGTGCCACGATCAGCGGTGACATCGGCGTGACCTCGCCTTGGGCAGCCAACCCGGTTGCCTTCGCAATCGGCGGTGAATGTCGCAAATATCAGGCGTCGCAGGTTTCTGACCTGTTGTCTCAGTCGGGCGATCTGGGTGGTGCCGGCGGCGCTTCACCGAACATCGATGGCGGTTATGACGTCTATGAAGCGGTCGGCGAAGTCATCCTTCCGCTGATCTCCGACAAGCCCTTCTTCCAGGATCTCACGATCGAAGGCGGCGTGCGCTATTCGAAGTATAGCATCAATGCCGCAGGCAGCCCCGGTTACGAAACCTGGACCTATAACGCAGGCGGTAGCTGGACTCCGGCAGATGGCTTCAAGGTTCGCGGCAAATATGCCCGCGCCGTGCGTGCGCCTAACATCGCCGAACTGTTCTCGCCGGTCACCACCGGCCTGACCAACCTTTCGGTTGATCCTTGCGCAGGTTCCGCTCCCGTTACCGACGCTGCCTTGCGCGCCGTTTGTTTGGCACAGGGTGCGCCTGCCGCTTCGATCGGCTTCATCGAACAGCCAAGCGCCGCTCAGGCCCGTACGACCGGTGGTGGTAACCTCGCCCTCGGCCCGGAAAAGTCGGACAGCTACACCATCGGCGCAGTCATTCAGCCAGCGTTCCTGTCGGGCTTCTCGGCAACGATCGATTATTACAACATCAAGGTTAAGGGTGCGATCTCGTCCCCGACGCCTGGTGATGCGATCGCGGCCTGTTTCGACAATTTGGATGCAACCAGCGAGGCATGCACGATCATCGGCCGTGATCCGATCACGGGCGGTCTCGACGGTGACACGGCGACTGGTTTGTTCCAGGGCTTGTCGAACCTCGGCACGATTTCGACCGATGGTATCGATCTGACGATGAACTATGCGAAGGATGTTGGCTTTGCGAAGCTGGCTCTGTCGTTCGTCGGTAACTGGACCAACAGCTCGAAGTTCCAGGCATCGCCGACCTCGGTCAATCGCGATTGCGTGGGCTACTACAGCGTGAACTGCCCCTCCATTCAGCCGGAGTTCCAGTTCTCGCAGCGTTCGACGCTGTCGTTCGACAATTTCGACATCTCGCTGCTGTGGCGCTTCATCAACGCTGTGGAATATGAACCCGCAGCACTGGCCGACGATCTGGCTGCTGCCATCGGCTTTGAATGCGCCGATCCAGAAGGGACTGATCCCGACGGCTGCATGGTCGAACCAGAGTTCCGCAAGATTCCTTCGGAACATTATTTCGACTTGTCGGGCCGTTTCCACATCACCGACAATCTGACGGTGACGCTGACGGCACAGAACCTGCTGAACAACAAGCCCAAGGTTGTCGGTTCGACCATCGGTTCGACCGCCTACAACAGCGGCAACGTCTATCCGTCGACCTACGACGCGCTGGGTCGTCGCTACGCTGCTGCGGTGAAGTTCCGCTTCTGA
- the clpB gene encoding ATP-dependent chaperone ClpB has translation MNLEKFTDRAKGFLQSAQTVAIRMNHQRISPDHLLKALLEDEQGMASGLIKAAGGDAPTALRETDAALAKIPAVSGSGAQQTPGLDNDIVRVLDSAEQVAAKAGDSFVTVERLLLALTLATTTAAGKALAAAGVKPEALNTAINSLRQGRTADTTGAEDRYDALKKFARDLTQAARDGKLDPVIGRDEEIRRTVQILARRTKNNPVLIGEPGVGKTAIAEGLALRIANGDVPDTLKDRTLMALDMGALIAGAKYRGEFEERLKGVLDEVKAAEGHVVLFIDEMHQLIGAGKSEGAMDAGNLLKPALARGELHCIGATTLDEYRKYVEKDPALQRRFQPVFVGEPTVEDTISILRGLKEKYELHHGVRITDGAIVSAATLSNRYITDRFLPDKAIDLMDEAASRLRMEVESKPEEIENLDRRIIQLKIEREALKKESDQPSKDRLSALEADLANLEQQSSELTSRWQAEKDKIAGEAKIKEQLDAARLELEQAQRAGDLAKMSELSYGTIPALEKRLAEAATASEGAMLREEVTAEDIAGVVARWTGIPVERMLTGEREKLLAMEETLGKRVIGQAHAVKAVSTAVRRARAGLQDPNRPLGSFLFLGPTGVGKTELTKALAGFLFDDDNAMVRIDMSEFMEKHSVARLIGAPPGYVGYEEGGVLTEAVRRRPYQVVLFDEVEKAHGDVFNILLQVLDDGRLTDGQGRTVDFTNTIIVLTSNLGSQYIAGLADDEPVEKVEDQVMEVVRGHFRPEFLNRLDEVILFHRLGAAHMAPIVDIQVARVGKLLKDRKITLDLTDGARAWLGRVGYDPVYGARPLKRAVQRYLQDPLADMILRGQLPDGSTVRVEDGDGALVLGVS, from the coding sequence ATGAACCTCGAAAAATTCACCGACCGCGCCAAAGGCTTCCTGCAATCGGCGCAAACCGTCGCGATCCGCATGAACCACCAGCGGATCAGCCCGGACCATCTGTTGAAGGCGCTGCTGGAGGATGAGCAGGGCATGGCGTCCGGCCTGATCAAGGCGGCTGGCGGCGACGCGCCCACGGCGCTGCGCGAAACCGACGCGGCGCTGGCGAAAATCCCCGCCGTGTCGGGTAGCGGCGCGCAGCAGACGCCGGGCCTCGACAATGACATTGTGCGCGTGCTGGACTCGGCCGAACAGGTCGCGGCCAAGGCGGGCGACAGCTTCGTCACCGTCGAGCGGCTGCTCCTCGCGCTCACGCTGGCCACCACCACGGCGGCGGGCAAGGCTTTGGCGGCTGCTGGCGTAAAGCCCGAAGCGCTCAACACCGCGATCAACAGCCTGCGCCAGGGCCGCACCGCTGACACGACGGGCGCGGAGGATCGCTATGACGCGCTCAAGAAATTCGCCCGCGACCTGACGCAAGCCGCGCGCGATGGCAAGCTCGATCCCGTCATCGGCCGCGACGAGGAAATCCGCCGCACTGTCCAGATTCTCGCCCGCCGCACCAAGAACAACCCCGTCCTGATCGGCGAACCCGGCGTCGGCAAGACCGCCATCGCCGAGGGGCTGGCGCTGCGCATCGCCAATGGCGACGTGCCCGACACGCTCAAGGACCGCACGCTGATGGCGCTCGACATGGGCGCGCTGATTGCGGGCGCCAAATATCGCGGCGAGTTCGAGGAACGGCTAAAGGGCGTGCTGGACGAAGTGAAGGCGGCCGAGGGCCATGTCGTCCTCTTCATTGACGAGATGCACCAGTTGATCGGCGCGGGCAAATCCGAAGGCGCGATGGACGCGGGCAATCTCTTGAAGCCCGCCCTCGCGCGCGGTGAGTTGCACTGCATCGGCGCGACCACGCTCGACGAATATCGCAAATATGTCGAGAAAGACCCCGCGCTCCAGCGGCGGTTCCAGCCCGTATTCGTCGGCGAACCGACGGTCGAGGACACCATCTCGATCCTGCGCGGCCTCAAGGAAAAATATGAACTGCATCATGGCGTGCGGATCACTGACGGCGCGATCGTGTCGGCGGCGACGCTCTCCAACCGCTACATCACCGACCGCTTCCTGCCCGACAAGGCGATCGACCTGATGGACGAGGCCGCCTCGCGACTGCGCATGGAGGTGGAGTCCAAGCCCGAAGAGATCGAAAATCTCGACCGCCGCATCATCCAGCTCAAGATCGAGCGGGAGGCGCTCAAGAAGGAAAGCGACCAGCCCTCCAAGGACCGTCTGTCCGCGCTGGAGGCCGACCTTGCCAATCTGGAGCAGCAGTCGAGCGAACTGACCAGCCGTTGGCAGGCGGAAAAGGACAAGATTGCGGGCGAAGCCAAGATCAAGGAACAGCTCGATGCCGCCCGGCTCGAACTGGAACAGGCGCAACGTGCGGGCGACCTCGCCAAGATGAGCGAGCTGTCCTACGGCACCATCCCGGCGCTGGAAAAGCGGCTGGCCGAAGCGGCTACCGCGTCGGAAGGCGCGATGCTGCGCGAGGAAGTGACGGCCGAGGACATCGCCGGCGTCGTCGCCCGCTGGACCGGCATTCCGGTCGAACGGATGCTGACCGGCGAGCGCGAGAAATTGCTGGCCATGGAGGAAACTCTAGGCAAGCGCGTCATCGGCCAGGCCCATGCAGTCAAAGCCGTATCGACCGCCGTGCGCCGCGCCCGCGCGGGCCTACAAGACCCCAACCGGCCGCTCGGCAGCTTCCTCTTCTTGGGGCCGACGGGCGTCGGCAAGACCGAATTGACCAAGGCGCTGGCCGGTTTCCTGTTCGACGATGACAATGCGATGGTCCGCATCGACATGAGCGAGTTCATGGAGAAGCACAGCGTCGCCCGGCTGATCGGCGCGCCTCCCGGCTATGTCGGCTATGAGGAAGGCGGCGTCCTGACCGAAGCCGTGCGCCGTCGTCCCTATCAGGTCGTGCTGTTCGATGAGGTCGAGAAAGCCCATGGCGACGTGTTCAACATCCTGCTTCAGGTGCTGGACGATGGCCGCCTGACCGACGGGCAGGGCCGCACGGTCGATTTTACCAACACGATCATCGTGCTGACATCGAACCTGGGTAGCCAATATATTGCGGGCCTCGCCGACGACGAACCGGTCGAAAAGGTCGAGGATCAGGTGATGGAGGTCGTGCGCGGCCATTTCCGGCCTGAATTCCTCAACCGCCTGGATGAGGTCATCCTGTTCCACCGCTTAGGGGCCGCGCATATGGCCCCGATCGTGGACATTCAGGTGGCGCGGGTCGGCAAGCTGCTCAAGGACCGCAAGATCACGCTCGACCTGACAGACGGCGCCCGCGCCTGGCTCGGCCGCGTCGGCTATGATCCGGTCTATGGCGCGCGCCCCTTGAAGCGGGCGGTACAACGCTATCTGCAAGACCCCCTTGCCGACATGATCCTGCGCGGCCAGCTGCCCGACGGATCAACGGTACGGGTCGAGGATGGCGATGGGGCGCTGGTGCTGGGGGTCAGCTAA
- a CDS encoding M28 family metallopeptidase has translation MRLRLPVLASLLALAAPAIAQEPTFSPDAIRADVTFLADDLLEGRDAGTRGYDIAARFVAARFAALGLTQTVKDSWYQPVTLALADLDKSAPAALTIGGQRFANGTDVAIGGFGREAKQSIAAGAVFVGYGLQSDREKIDDYAGLDLKGKFAVALSGSPVGMPSEVGAHLAAEKALAAQKAGAIGLITLPSPSLLARMPWEKLRERSNDPVVSWIDGQGQPYVRTPAIRATATVHGPAADALFAGSRGNLATILKQAGKKGGRPKGFALKPLVTLERASNVSTAPSANVLAVLPGSDPALAHEYVLLMAHLDHNGVKDSAKGDDKIYNGAMDNASGTATMLAVAKAFTEGGARPKRSILFAAVTAEEDGLLGSQYLAKNPVLPKGGKLVGVVNLDMPILTYDFQDVVAFGAEHSTLGPIVDRAAESVGVALSPDPLPAEGLFTRSDHYRFVQEGVPAVFLMTGFAGPGKAAFEHFLKTQYHQPSDQIDLPFNWDAAAKFARVNYAIARQIADAPEAPRWYAQDFFGDAFAAEQPKAPMPK, from the coding sequence ATGCGCCTTCGCCTCCCCGTCCTCGCCTCCCTGCTCGCCCTCGCCGCGCCTGCAATCGCGCAGGAACCGACCTTCTCCCCCGACGCGATCCGCGCCGACGTGACATTCCTCGCCGACGACCTGCTCGAAGGACGCGATGCGGGCACGCGCGGCTATGACATCGCCGCCCGCTTCGTCGCCGCCCGCTTCGCGGCGCTCGGCCTGACCCAGACGGTCAAGGATAGCTGGTATCAGCCGGTCACGCTGGCATTGGCCGATCTCGACAAAAGCGCGCCCGCCGCGCTCACCATCGGCGGCCAGCGTTTCGCCAATGGCACCGATGTCGCGATCGGCGGCTTCGGTCGCGAAGCCAAGCAGAGCATCGCCGCCGGGGCCGTGTTCGTCGGCTATGGCCTGCAATCGGATCGCGAGAAGATCGACGATTATGCCGGGCTGGACCTCAAGGGCAAGTTCGCCGTCGCCCTTTCCGGCTCGCCCGTCGGCATGCCGAGCGAAGTCGGCGCGCATCTTGCCGCTGAAAAGGCGCTGGCGGCGCAGAAGGCCGGGGCCATCGGCCTCATCACCCTGCCCAGCCCCAGCCTGCTCGCCCGCATGCCCTGGGAAAAGCTGCGCGAGCGTAGCAACGATCCGGTCGTCAGCTGGATCGACGGCCAGGGCCAGCCCTATGTCCGCACCCCCGCCATCCGCGCCACGGCCACGGTCCATGGCCCGGCCGCCGACGCGCTCTTCGCAGGCTCACGCGGCAATCTCGCCACCATCCTGAAGCAGGCGGGCAAGAAGGGCGGCCGTCCCAAGGGCTTTGCCCTCAAGCCGCTCGTCACGCTGGAGCGCGCCAGTAACGTCAGCACGGCCCCCTCGGCCAATGTGCTGGCGGTACTGCCCGGCTCCGATCCGGCACTGGCCCATGAATATGTACTGCTGATGGCCCATCTCGACCATAATGGCGTCAAGGACAGCGCGAAGGGCGACGACAAAATCTATAATGGCGCGATGGACAATGCATCGGGCACCGCGACCATGCTGGCGGTGGCGAAGGCCTTTACCGAGGGCGGGGCGCGGCCCAAACGCTCGATCCTGTTCGCGGCTGTCACCGCGGAAGAGGACGGCCTGCTCGGCTCGCAATATCTCGCCAAGAATCCGGTCCTGCCGAAAGGCGGCAAACTGGTCGGGGTCGTCAATCTCGACATGCCGATCCTGACCTATGATTTTCAGGATGTCGTGGCCTTTGGCGCAGAACATTCGACGCTCGGCCCGATCGTCGATCGCGCGGCGGAATCGGTCGGCGTCGCCCTCTCGCCCGACCCGCTGCCCGCCGAAGGGCTGTTCACCCGTTCGGACCATTATCGCTTCGTGCAGGAAGGCGTGCCCGCCGTCTTCCTGATGACCGGTTTCGCCGGGCCGGGCAAAGCCGCGTTCGAACATTTCCTCAAGACCCAATATCACCAGCCATCCGACCAGATCGACCTGCCTTTCAACTGGGATGCCGCCGCCAAATTCGCCCGCGTCAACTATGCCATCGCCCGGCAGATCGCCGACGCACCGGAAGCGCCACGCTGGTATGCGCAGGATTTCTTCGGCGACGCTTTCGCCGCTGAGCAGCCCAAGGCGCCGATGCCCAAATAA
- a CDS encoding M16 family metallopeptidase: MILSSLPRRLPLLIGLSMLAMTPVTQAVAQGAAAVAAPAPLSSLVSAVDIPYEEFTLKNGLRVIVHTDRKAPVVAVSVWYHVGSRFEPAGKTGFAHLFEHLMFYGSENADGPFFGRLEDIGATDWNGTTWFDRTNYFETVPTGALDRALFLESDRMGHLLGAVTQAKLDTQRGVVQNEKRMGENQPYGLVEYAQLAALLPEGHPYRHSTIGSMADLNAASLADVQMWFKTHYGPNNAVLVLAGDIDTATAKKKVERWFGNIPAGPPPQDVDATVPTLDKDVEKLMKDNVAATRLYRNWVVPGVNGADLPALDLALSVFGGLGSSRLYTTLVRDEKVAVGVKANVQPFEKLSIAEITVDVKPGADAVAVGKRLDQLLADYLAKGPSADEVQRAATQRVAGTISGLEQVGGFSGKAVTLAEGAVYSDDPATYKKDLAAYAAATPAQVTEAARKWLGRPVFRLTVAPGERTAADNALAGNATMKPAYFRDPDAPAPTAATPPKPTKIAEPPIEPVADLDFPPVEHAKLSNGIPVVFARRATVPTVRVSVAFDAGNAADDRAKLGTAALTTALLDEGTKTRSSLTIAQEQERLGAAVSAGNSMDRTTVGLFALKPNLDASLGLLADVVRNPAFAPAEVERLRGQMLTRIAAEKTEPMAIAQRMLPPLLYGTAHPYGIPFTGSGTESGVKAVTRADLVAFHDGWLRPDNAKIFVTGDTSLTELLPLLEKRFGDWKAPAAAKGTKLFRMDRMARPARIILIDKPQSPQSMILAGVLTAKKGTDNPVTLQSANEVLGGSTTSRLTMDLRETKGWAYGAGTALPGVKDTIPLLVYAPVQSDKTGESIIAARQDIKDFLTTKGTTKAERDQTINGQILSLPGSFETSSDLLGAMMRNDLIGRSDDFYETLPKIYRAMTAADFDKAAREAINADGLIWVVVGDAKLVRPQLDAVGLPVETGTLAD; this comes from the coding sequence ATGATCCTGTCTTCCCTGCCGCGCCGCCTGCCCCTGCTGATCGGCCTGTCCATGCTGGCGATGACGCCCGTGACCCAGGCGGTGGCGCAGGGTGCGGCCGCCGTTGCCGCGCCCGCGCCGCTTTCCAGCCTCGTGTCGGCGGTCGACATTCCCTATGAAGAGTTCACGCTGAAGAACGGCCTGCGCGTCATCGTCCATACCGACCGCAAGGCGCCGGTGGTGGCGGTGTCGGTCTGGTATCATGTCGGATCGCGCTTCGAGCCTGCGGGCAAGACCGGCTTTGCCCATTTGTTCGAACATCTGATGTTCTACGGGTCGGAAAATGCCGATGGGCCCTTCTTCGGGCGGCTGGAGGATATTGGCGCGACCGACTGGAACGGAACGACCTGGTTCGACCGCACCAATTATTTCGAGACGGTACCGACGGGCGCGCTCGACCGGGCGCTGTTCCTGGAATCCGACCGGATGGGCCATTTGCTGGGTGCGGTGACGCAGGCGAAGCTGGATACCCAGCGCGGCGTCGTCCAGAATGAAAAGCGCATGGGCGAGAACCAGCCCTATGGCCTGGTCGAATATGCGCAACTCGCCGCGCTGCTGCCCGAAGGCCATCCCTATCGCCACTCCACCATCGGGTCGATGGCGGACCTGAATGCCGCGAGCCTGGCTGATGTGCAGATGTGGTTCAAGACGCATTATGGTCCGAACAATGCGGTGCTGGTGTTGGCGGGCGATATCGACACCGCTACGGCCAAGAAGAAGGTGGAACGCTGGTTCGGCAACATCCCCGCCGGGCCGCCGCCCCAGGATGTTGACGCGACCGTCCCGACGCTCGACAAGGATGTCGAGAAGCTGATGAAGGATAATGTCGCGGCAACGCGGCTCTATCGCAACTGGGTGGTGCCGGGCGTCAATGGCGCGGACCTGCCTGCGCTTGACCTCGCGCTATCGGTGTTCGGCGGGCTGGGATCGTCGCGGCTCTATACGACGCTGGTGCGCGACGAGAAGGTCGCAGTGGGCGTCAAGGCCAATGTCCAGCCGTTCGAGAAGCTGAGCATCGCCGAGATTACAGTGGACGTGAAGCCTGGCGCGGATGCGGTGGCGGTGGGCAAGCGGCTCGACCAGCTGCTGGCCGACTATCTGGCCAAGGGGCCAAGCGCCGACGAGGTGCAGCGCGCCGCGACGCAGCGGGTGGCGGGGACGATTTCGGGCCTGGAGCAAGTGGGCGGCTTTTCCGGCAAGGCGGTGACGCTGGCCGAGGGCGCGGTCTATTCGGACGACCCGGCGACCTACAAGAAGGATCTGGCCGCCTATGCCGCGGCGACTCCGGCACAAGTGACGGAAGCGGCGCGCAAGTGGCTGGGCCGTCCAGTGTTCCGCCTGACCGTGGCGCCGGGCGAGCGGACGGCGGCGGATAATGCGCTGGCGGGCAATGCGACGATGAAGCCCGCTTATTTCCGCGACCCCGATGCGCCTGCACCCACCGCCGCAACGCCGCCCAAGCCGACCAAGATCGCCGAGCCGCCGATCGAGCCAGTCGCGGACCTCGACTTTCCGCCGGTCGAACATGCCAAGCTCAGCAACGGCATTCCGGTCGTCTTCGCGCGCCGCGCCACGGTGCCGACGGTGCGGGTGTCGGTGGCGTTCGATGCGGGCAATGCGGCTGACGATCGGGCGAAGCTCGGCACGGCGGCGCTGACCACGGCGCTGCTGGACGAAGGGACCAAGACCCGCAGTTCGCTCACCATCGCGCAGGAGCAGGAGCGGTTGGGCGCGGCGGTGAGTGCGGGCAACAGCATGGATCGCACTACGGTGGGCCTGTTCGCGCTCAAGCCCAATCTGGATGCGTCGCTTGGCCTGCTGGCCGATGTGGTGCGCAATCCTGCCTTTGCCCCGGCGGAGGTCGAGCGGCTGCGTGGTCAGATGCTGACGCGGATCGCGGCGGAGAAGACCGAGCCGATGGCGATCGCCCAGCGGATGCTGCCGCCTCTGCTCTATGGCACGGCGCATCCCTATGGCATCCCCTTCACCGGCTCCGGCACCGAGAGCGGGGTCAAGGCGGTGACGCGGGCCGATCTGGTCGCCTTCCATGACGGCTGGCTGCGGCCCGACAATGCCAAGATCTTCGTAACCGGCGATACGAGCCTCACCGAATTGCTGCCTTTGCTGGAAAAGCGCTTTGGCGACTGGAAGGCCCCGGCAGCGGCGAAGGGGACCAAGCTGTTCCGCATGGACCGGATGGCGCGCCCGGCGCGGATCATCCTGATCGACAAGCCGCAAAGCCCGCAGTCGATGATCCTGGCCGGGGTACTAACCGCCAAGAAGGGCACCGACAATCCGGTGACGCTTCAGTCCGCCAACGAGGTGCTGGGCGGCAGCACGACGTCGCGGCTGACCATGGACCTGCGCGAGACCAAGGGTTGGGCCTATGGCGCGGGCACGGCGTTGCCCGGCGTCAAGGACACGATCCCGCTGCTGGTCTATGCCCCGGTGCAGAGCGACAAGACGGGCGAATCCATCATCGCGGCGCGGCAGGACATCAAGGATTTCCTGACGACCAAGGGCACGACCAAGGCCGAGCGCGACCAGACGATCAACGGCCAGATCTTGTCACTGCCGGGCAGTTTCGAAACCTCGTCGGACCTGCTGGGGGCGATGATGCGCAACGACCTGATTGGCCGTTCGGATGATTTCTACGAGACGCTGCCCAAAATCTACCGGGCGATGACGGCGGCCGATTTCGACAAGGCGGCGCGCGAGGCGATCAACGCCGACGGGCTGATCTGGGTCGTGGTGGGCGACGCGAAACTGGTGCGGCCACAGCTTGACGCGGTGGGCTTGCCGGTCGAAACCGGCACCCTGGCTGACTGA